Part of the Bacteroidales bacterium genome, TATCAATGCGGTTTTTTAACGCCTTCTCTCTGGCATCCGTTTTAAACAGATACTCTCTCATGGTGAGCAGGCCCTGCACCAGAAAAGCGGTTTCCACCAGATCGGCCCCATTATCTTTTTCGCTGAAGGGGATCACTTTTCCGGAGGATCCGCTGAGCCAGTGTGGCCATACTCCGTGGAACCGGTCGCAGCTTTCCAGGAAGTCCAGAATTTTTTCCAGATGGGCGATCCCCTCCTGGCGTGTCACAAATCCCCGTTCCATTCCCACAACCAGGGCCATGATTCCGAATCCGGTGCCTCCGGAAGTCACTGTATCCAGAGAACTGTTTCGCTCCCTGGCCATCCCGGAAGCCGGATCAGCAAAATCGTAAAAGTATTTGAAGGTCTGATGTTGTACCAGATCAAGCAGTTTTTCATCGGTCAGCTGAAGCTCAATTTCCGGTTTGCATCCTGTGCCGGGACCGGCCACCAGCGCGGTCCCCACTATCGTCCAAAAAAGAATTTTTTTCATAGCAATAAAGTTAAACAATGAGCGATAGAAAACCTATGTTCTATATGAATTGTTACAGGGATATCATCAGAACTTAATCAAATGTCTAAACACCCAATAAATAGCATGGTCCGATTGCAGGCGGAAGCAGTCGCCCTGGCAACTTTTGCTTTTTGGGGCTATCACCAATCAGATACGAATCTGAGGATCTTTCTGGCGGTCCTTCTCCCACTGCTGTTCGCCATTCTGTGGGGTGTCTTTGCAGTCAGGGGAGACCCCAGCCGTTCCGGTAAAACAGTTGTTCAAACCCCGGGGATCGTAAGGCTTTTGCTGGAGCTTGGATTATTCGGGGCAGCAATATGGATGATGCTGGACCTGGATCACTCCCTGATCGCTTTGGTTTTTGGATTGGCTGTAGCGATACACTATTTCATCTCCTTCGACCGTATTGCCTGGCTGCTGAAACAAAAATGAGAATTTTTACTAATTTTGCCGTGAAATCCGCAGCGGATTTGACAAGATTGAAATTAAATTATGGTCGGTTTGCCGAGTGGCTAGGCGCTGGTCTGCAAAACCAGTTACAGCGGTTCGAACCGAGCCGCTACCTGCGGCGAGCTCACCGAACGCAGTGAGGTAATCCGCAGCGGATTTGACAAGATTGAAATTAAATTATGGTCGGTTTGCCGAGTGGCTAGGCGCTGGTCTGCAAAACCAGTTACAGCGGTTCGAATCCGCTACCGACCTCACTATAAAAACCGAACTTTCTGATAATAAAGAGGTTCGGTTTTTTGTTTGCCCTGTTTTGGCGTACAGTTGGCGTATTCTCATTTCACCAATTCATAATTCGTACTTCTCCCACCTGCAGCTTCTTTTCGTAAAATGTTTTTATTGATCAAGTCATTAATGTCTCTGATCGCAGTATCCTTTGAACATTTGGCAATTTTCGCCCATTTAGATGAAGTCAGTTTCCCGTCAAATCCATCTAATAGTTTGTTGATCTGCTTTCGCTGCCTTTCATTTATAATGGTCTTCGAGTGTTTATTCCAAAAATCAGCTTTGAACAATACTTGCCTGAGTATTGAATCAGTGGATTTTAGTGCAATTATCAGGCAGTTCAAAAACCATGTTATCCATTCAGTGATATCAAGATTACCCTTTTGTGTTTTTTCGAGTATCTCATAATATCCTCTCCGTTCTTTTCGGATTTGGGCTGACATACTATAGAATCGTTGATTACTTTTGTCTGCCCTTGCTAAAATCATATCCGACAGTGCCCTTGTTATTCTTCCATTTCCATCTTCAAAAGGATGAATGGTTACAAACCAAAGGTGGGCAATCGCAGCTTTTATTACCAGATCTGTTTTATCGTCACTATTGAACCAATTCAGGAAACGAAGCATTTCATTATCTACTAATCCAGAATCTGGTGCCTGGAAATGCACTTTTTCTTTTCCCATAGCTCCTGATACCACTTGCATGGGACCTGTTGTATCCTTTCTCCAATCTGCAACCCTAATCTTATACATTCCACTTCTGCCTGTTGGAAATAATGCTGCATGCCAATCAAAAAACCTTTCTGCTGATAGAGGTTCGAAGCAGTTTTGTGTGGCATCAAACATCATTTCAACTATTCCATCAACATTTCTATCAGATTCGATTGAACCTGCAATATCCATTCCTAATTTCCTGGCGATGGATGAGCGAACCTGGTCCGGATTTAGAATTTCTCCTTCGATTTCTGACGATTTTAAAACATCCAATGTTAAGGTATCCAGGAGTGCCTCATTTCTCAGATCAAATCCCAATAACTCCATTTTACCTATCAGGCGACCCTGAAGATTTCTTGCCTCACTAAGCAGACTGATAATTAGATCTGTATTCCAGGTAAAGTGTGGCCAGTTATCTTTTTGATATATATAGACGCTCATTCGTCGCATAATATACAACGAAAATACGCCTTATTCGTTGCATCTCAAAATTTTCCGTTGCAAATATTGCATCAAATAATTAGTTTATTCGTTGCATCATGGCTCAATAGGTCTTTTTTACTGACAAGTAAATTGGGCGTACAGTTGGCGTATAATATTTGTTTTTGGTTGGGTTTACTTACTTCTACCTGGGTTGAAAAAGTTTGTAATTCTCTGCAGGAGATATGATTAAGGATAAAAGGGAGTAATAAGAATTGACTGAATCCAAACGCTACCGACCTCAATGAAATCCCCTTTCGCGAAGCGATTGGGGATTGCTTGAAAGGCCCCCTCTCCTGGATCATGAGTCGCATCCACAGTGCGATGAATATCCCGCTACCGACCTCAAAAAATCACTGAATATCAAGGGAATATAAGTTTTGCCGTTATCTCATTCTTGTCACATTTTTGAGAATATGCAGATTTTGATTTCCATTGCTTCTTATATGGTTTCAACGATAACACAGAATAGGCTCGATTTGCAAAACTTACCATATGTGAGGTATTGCAACTCATCAGCATGGCATCATTTGATCGAACATCAATTTGTACCTAAAATGGGAATGCAGCATACCGGAATATCAGTCAATAAAAATAGTTCCTAATTCTGGCTATGTCTCATCTCAAAAGAAAAATAAGGAGTACAACGACCAGGCATCGTACCCCTGAGGAAATTCTGTAGTAGATTCTCTATTATTTTTCCGGCAGGAAATTCTCAAGCACCCATAATTCGGAATCAGTTGAGGCTCCTCCTCTGCCCGCGAAGGCGAGTTTTCGCCCGTCAGGACTGATCGTAAGGTTATATATGCCCCAGCTTTTTTGCAGTCCGGTCTTCTCGGGTTTGCCACCCTCTACAGGCACCCGCCACAGATCAAAGTTCCTCATATCATTCAGATCAGGTGCGGCAAACAGGATATATCGTCCATCCGGTGACCATGCTTGATGAATTCCGGGCGTTCCCCATTTTATTTCTCCGAAACTCCATATCTCCTTTACTTCTCCACCAGAGGCCGGCATGATATTCAGCGACCTTATCCCACCCCAGCCTGCATTTGAAAAGCAGAGCCAGTGAGCATCCGGAGATAGCGCAATTCTGATTCCTCTTTCAACCTGCGGATAACGAAACAGTTCCTTCTCTTCACCGGACCGAAGGTCACGAACGACGATTTGGGAGATGCCGGCATCTAATTTAGCACGTGCAAAGAAACACTTCTCATCAGGGCCGTATGCCCCTCCCGTAAGACGCTCATCCGGGCCGCAGAGATAAACCCGGTTGATCTCACCTGTTTTCAGTTCGATACGGTATATACTAAAACCCGAAATACCTGTTGAACCCCCGAAGGTTATAAATCTGCCATCAGGGGACCAGTCAGGCCCACCAATATATCTGAGCCCAAGCCGCCAGATCTCTCT contains:
- a CDS encoding Fic family protein; the protein is MSVYIYQKDNWPHFTWNTDLIISLLSEARNLQGRLIGKMELLGFDLRNEALLDTLTLDVLKSSEIEGEILNPDQVRSSIARKLGMDIAGSIESDRNVDGIVEMMFDATQNCFEPLSAERFFDWHAALFPTGRSGMYKIRVADWRKDTTGPMQVVSGAMGKEKVHFQAPDSGLVDNEMLRFLNWFNSDDKTDLVIKAAIAHLWFVTIHPFEDGNGRITRALSDMILARADKSNQRFYSMSAQIRKERRGYYEILEKTQKGNLDITEWITWFLNCLIIALKSTDSILRQVLFKADFWNKHSKTIINERQRKQINKLLDGFDGKLTSSKWAKIAKCSKDTAIRDINDLINKNILRKEAAGGRSTNYELVK
- a CDS encoding DUF2568 domain-containing protein: MVRLQAEAVALATFAFWGYHQSDTNLRIFLAVLLPLLFAILWGVFAVRGDPSRSGKTVVQTPGIVRLLLELGLFGAAIWMMLDLDHSLIALVFGLAVAIHYFISFDRIAWLLKQK